One part of the Helicobacter cetorum MIT 99-5656 genome encodes these proteins:
- a CDS encoding fibronectin type III domain-containing protein — MKRKYFTLLIQSSVVFAIFIGCSSTKNHTFSALNHKESIDTQLPVVRSIKTINDVSSVGFEWASITKAYEIDGFILYRLRKDAKPKKIATIKNPYATHYYDEGLETESSYTYQLATYKGDKISNLSEPVHVKTSFINPVESVFASQAYPKGVKVFWSPHPNPSVSKYIIQRQDKNGKFSNIGIVRNRLFVEFFDEHLEDGQKYRYQVIAENFMGDKSKPSMVVEGKTKNLPPEITNIRVSQNLTRQIELSWDKSPQTDVVAYRIYASNARKDKYKLIAQTTNTSYVDKIERDNITRFYKVVAIDKTHIEGVLPKEPAIGETADRPKAPVIIKGLIQDSSALIQWENNPNSKIVAYAVYRFEGNSKTPLRFGNITQNQFVDKDMNIGTAYRYQVVSVTKDGLESHPSKEVRLFMER; from the coding sequence ATGAAGAGAAAATACTTCACGCTTTTGATACAAAGTAGTGTGGTATTTGCAATTTTCATAGGGTGTTCTTCTACCAAGAATCATACTTTTTCAGCCCTGAACCACAAAGAGAGCATAGACACTCAGCTACCGGTAGTGCGTTCTATTAAAACGATTAATGATGTGAGTTCTGTGGGTTTTGAATGGGCTAGTATCACCAAAGCTTATGAAATTGATGGGTTTATTTTATACCGCTTAAGAAAGGATGCTAAACCTAAAAAAATAGCCACCATTAAAAACCCTTACGCCACCCACTATTATGATGAGGGTTTAGAAACTGAAAGTTCTTATACTTATCAACTAGCCACTTATAAAGGTGATAAAATCTCTAATCTCTCAGAACCAGTTCATGTAAAAACTTCTTTTATCAATCCTGTAGAAAGCGTGTTTGCAAGCCAAGCATATCCCAAAGGTGTGAAAGTTTTTTGGAGTCCGCATCCTAATCCTAGCGTTTCAAAATACATTATTCAAAGGCAAGATAAAAACGGCAAGTTTTCTAACATAGGAATTGTGAGAAATCGCTTGTTTGTAGAATTTTTTGATGAACATTTAGAAGATGGACAAAAATACCGCTACCAAGTTATTGCAGAAAATTTTATGGGCGATAAGTCTAAACCCAGCATGGTAGTGGAAGGAAAGACCAAGAATTTACCCCCAGAAATTACTAATATTAGAGTGAGTCAAAACCTAACACGACAAATTGAATTGAGCTGGGATAAATCGCCCCAAACTGATGTTGTGGCTTATCGCATTTATGCATCTAACGCTCGCAAGGATAAATACAAACTCATCGCCCAAACCACAAACACCTCTTATGTGGATAAAATAGAAAGAGACAATATCACACGCTTTTATAAAGTTGTCGCCATAGATAAAACGCATATTGAAGGGGTATTACCCAAAGAACCAGCTATCGGTGAAACTGCCGATAGACCTAAAGCCCCTGTCATTATTAAGGGGCTTATTCAAGACTCTTCAGCTCTCATTCAATGGGAAAATAATCCAAACTCCAAGATAGTTGCTTATGCGGTATATCGTTTTGAAGGCAATTCTAAAACCCCTTTGCGTTTTGGAAACATCACGCAAAATCAATTCGTAGATAAAGACATGAATATAGGCACAGCCTATCGCTATCAAGTCGTTAGTGTAACTAAAGATGGTTTAGAATCGCACCCTAGCAAAGAAGTGCGCCTGTTTATGGAACGCTAA
- the trmB gene encoding tRNA (guanosine(46)-N7)-methyltransferase TrmB has product MPHFLAQLNPKSLEYPLISGDFCFYREFSSLKHPTKSYVYASFKNQVFLLQKIKRLHDYLIKGEKATPLNREDLKKALRTYSQFFEIKSHNLKENSRHASGKKALNLENFKAFIQASQTPIIVEIGFGSGRHLLELAKNNPTKTCLGIEIYTPSMAQVLKQIELLNLKNLHVLQGDGRLVLESMPNQKCEKIFVHFPVPWNTKKHRRVLSEKFLSEALRVLKPKGFLELRTDDAIYFEDSLKLALKNFRSEIVVKKNAKISVISKYEARWNRLEKDIYDLRIYSLEQNEHKSQTNPFEFDFSYEETYQEKMESILKAPKIIKDGYFVHVCNIYENGGDFLVELSLGDFDWPMRLFVMLSNTERKIFYLNRTPLKTLANYKAHILLKNILSFKEAI; this is encoded by the coding sequence ATGCCCCATTTTTTAGCGCAATTAAATCCAAAGTCTTTAGAGTACCCCCTAATAAGTGGGGATTTTTGTTTTTATAGAGAGTTTTCAAGCTTAAAGCACCCTACTAAGAGCTATGTGTATGCGAGCTTTAAAAACCAAGTTTTTTTGTTGCAAAAAATCAAGCGATTGCATGACTACTTGATTAAAGGTGAAAAGGCAACGCCCCTAAATAGAGAAGATTTAAAAAAAGCCCTTAGGACTTATTCGCAATTTTTTGAAATAAAATCGCATAATTTGAAAGAAAATTCTAGGCATGCAAGCGGAAAAAAAGCCCTTAATTTAGAAAATTTTAAAGCTTTTATCCAAGCATCTCAAACCCCTATTATCGTAGAAATCGGTTTTGGAAGCGGAAGGCATTTATTAGAATTAGCTAAGAATAATCCCACTAAAACATGCTTAGGCATAGAGATTTATACCCCTTCTATGGCTCAAGTCTTAAAACAAATTGAATTGCTAAATTTAAAGAATTTGCATGTGCTACAAGGCGATGGGCGTTTGGTTTTAGAAAGCATGCCAAATCAAAAATGTGAGAAAATTTTTGTGCATTTTCCTGTGCCATGGAACACTAAAAAACATCGTAGGGTTTTGAGCGAAAAATTTTTGAGCGAAGCTTTGAGGGTTTTGAAGCCTAAGGGTTTTTTAGAATTACGCACCGATGATGCTATCTATTTTGAAGACAGCCTAAAATTAGCTTTAAAAAATTTTAGAAGCGAAATAGTGGTTAAAAAAAACGCTAAAATTTCTGTTATCAGCAAGTATGAAGCCCGCTGGAATAGACTTGAAAAAGATATTTATGATTTAAGAATTTATTCTTTAGAACAAAACGAGCATAAATCCCAAACAAACCCCTTTGAATTTGATTTTTCTTATGAAGAAACTTATCAAGAGAAAATGGAGAGCATTTTAAAAGCTCCAAAGATAATTAAGGACGGATATTTTGTGCATGTTTGTAATATTTATGAGAATGGTGGTGATTTTTTAGTGGAATTGAGTTTGGGTGATTTTGACTGGCCTATGCGTTTGTTTGTCATGCTCTCTAACACAGAAAGAAAAATATTCTATCTCAATAGAACCCCCTTAAAGACTTTAGCTAATTACAAGGCTCACATTTTGCTTAAAAATATTCTAAGTTTTAAGGAAGCAATATGA
- a CDS encoding ABC transporter ATP-binding protein, with protein MSVIISASNLCLQYERNEPVIKHANLRIKRKDFVFISGPSGSGKSTLLRSFYGDLKLSSGDLEVCNINMNNASKTTILDLRKNIGVVFQDYKLIQNYTIEENIRLPMIICGIKREESNMQLEKLLGHIDLRHKANRYPRELSGGEQQRVAMARAMANCPELILADEPTGNLDPYSSDKIWSLLRGMNTQLNATVVVVTHKFPKNFSAYHRKFYIEDGEVYEYS; from the coding sequence ATGAGTGTGATTATTTCAGCGAGTAATTTATGTTTACAATATGAGCGGAACGAACCTGTTATCAAGCATGCTAATTTACGCATCAAACGCAAGGATTTTGTTTTTATTTCAGGGCCTAGTGGGAGTGGTAAAAGCACGCTTTTGCGTTCGTTTTATGGGGATTTGAAGCTTTCTAGTGGGGATTTAGAAGTTTGTAATATTAATATGAATAATGCTTCAAAAACGACGATTTTAGATTTACGCAAGAATATCGGCGTGGTTTTTCAAGACTATAAATTAATCCAAAATTATACGATTGAAGAAAATATTAGATTGCCTATGATTATTTGTGGCATTAAAAGAGAAGAGTCTAACATGCAATTAGAAAAACTTTTAGGGCATATTGATTTACGCCACAAGGCTAATCGCTACCCCAGAGAACTCAGTGGGGGCGAGCAACAGCGAGTGGCAATGGCTAGGGCTATGGCAAACTGCCCTGAACTCATCTTGGCTGATGAGCCTACAGGAAATTTAGACCCTTATTCTAGCGACAAAATTTGGAGCTTATTAAGGGGTATGAACACCCAGCTTAATGCCACAGTTGTGGTGGTTACACATAAATTTCCTAAAAACTTCAGTGCCTATCACAGAAAATTTTATATAGAAGATGGGGAAGTTTATGAATACTCTTAA
- a CDS encoding FtsX-like permease family protein, which produces MNTLKKHLAFIIPLVALLFGLECVLLINGAIAQKEKKLIEDYSVVLASTQKLELELLRQNFSEVVALKDIDPNYSLEPLKKTLGTDGLKELKKNLPFFYSLQFSTFPSQERLENIKEKLLKIPGIQKVEVFAKTHMQVYELLSFIKVAVYVFALVVLVLSLLLMFKQIRLWIYQYHEQLEIMDLLGASVSFRNAFLYKMVFTDSLIASCLTPILMLYLTSQKSFEKTMDTLGIIGGAFVLDNFLWGLLLSLVVSFVSVLLVAWRTRYV; this is translated from the coding sequence ATGAATACTCTTAAAAAACATTTAGCCTTTATCATTCCGCTTGTAGCCTTGCTATTTGGTTTGGAGTGCGTTCTGCTTATCAATGGGGCTATCGCACAGAAAGAGAAAAAGTTGATTGAAGATTATTCAGTCGTGTTAGCCAGCACACAAAAATTAGAATTGGAATTATTACGCCAAAATTTTAGTGAAGTAGTGGCTTTGAAAGACATTGACCCTAATTATTCTTTAGAGCCCCTTAAAAAAACATTAGGCACAGATGGGCTTAAAGAATTGAAAAAGAATTTGCCCTTTTTTTATTCTCTGCAATTTTCTACCTTTCCTAGTCAAGAGCGTTTAGAAAACATTAAAGAAAAACTACTCAAAATTCCAGGCATTCAAAAGGTTGAGGTCTTTGCTAAAACTCATATGCAAGTGTATGAATTATTGAGTTTTATTAAGGTAGCGGTGTATGTGTTTGCATTAGTGGTTCTTGTCTTATCTTTGTTGCTTATGTTTAAGCAAATTCGCCTATGGATTTATCAATACCATGAGCAATTAGAAATCATGGACTTACTAGGAGCTTCGGTATCTTTTAGGAATGCGTTTTTATATAAAATGGTTTTTACAGACTCACTCATCGCTAGTTGTTTAACCCCCATACTCATGTTGTATCTCACTTCACAAAAAAGTTTTGAAAAAACTATGGATACTTTAGGTATTATAGGGGGAGCTTTTGTTTTGGATAATTTTTTATGGGGACTGCTCTTGAGTCTTGTGGTTTCGTTTGTTTCGGTTTTACTGGTAGCTTGGAGGACTAGATATGTATAA
- a CDS encoding murein hydrolase activator EnvC family protein: MYKLGVFLLATLLLANTPKVSDITKDIQNKETRLKKTHEEKLQLNSRLNSLAEAIHSKERQKVEIERQIATLKKSLEKNRHESLAQEKILTNYRNSLEKLQQQRLHLQGGVLDVLLQNLLFSQALEGQHLASSNDVILQVAFEKLHKNTLLKMSQLSQKEKEFSLQVSKIQTNIQKISSVIDTQKSKELALRSLQAQQNKLILGMQKDYLAYNQRLALLDKERQNLNALLKHLNIVKQTKEHEERDKSSKPSQALEVKQIASSYQNINTISYNGPKTIAPLNDYEVVQKFGPYVDPVYNLKIFSESITLVSKTPNALVRNVLDGKIVFAKEINMLKKVVVIEHKNGIRTIYSQLDKIAPTIKSGMRIQKGYVLGRIEQRLSFEVTMKEKHINPLELIVRN, translated from the coding sequence ATGTATAAATTAGGGGTATTTTTGTTAGCCACATTACTATTAGCTAACACACCAAAAGTGAGTGATATTACTAAGGATATTCAAAATAAAGAAACTCGCTTGAAAAAAACCCATGAAGAAAAATTGCAATTAAATAGCCGTTTAAATTCTTTAGCAGAAGCTATCCATTCTAAAGAGCGCCAAAAGGTTGAAATTGAACGCCAAATTGCTACCTTAAAAAAGAGTCTTGAAAAAAATCGCCATGAGAGTTTAGCCCAAGAAAAAATCCTTACTAACTACCGCAATTCTTTAGAAAAATTACAACAGCAAAGATTGCATTTACAAGGGGGGGTTCTTGATGTGCTCTTACAAAACTTACTCTTTTCGCAAGCCTTAGAAGGGCAACATTTAGCTTCTTCTAACGATGTTATTTTGCAAGTTGCATTTGAAAAATTGCACAAAAATACCCTGTTAAAAATGTCTCAACTTAGTCAAAAGGAAAAAGAATTTAGCTTGCAAGTTTCAAAAATACAAACTAACATTCAAAAAATCTCATCTGTTATAGACACACAAAAATCTAAAGAACTAGCCTTACGCTCTTTGCAAGCACAACAAAACAAACTCATTCTTGGCATGCAAAAAGACTACTTAGCCTATAACCAACGCTTAGCCCTTTTGGATAAAGAACGCCAAAATTTAAACGCCTTATTGAAACATTTAAACATTGTTAAACAAACCAAAGAGCATGAAGAACGAGATAAATCTAGCAAACCCTCTCAAGCTTTAGAGGTTAAGCAGATTGCTAGTTCTTATCAAAACATCAACACGATTAGTTACAATGGTCCTAAGACCATCGCCCCCTTGAATGATTATGAAGTGGTGCAAAAATTTGGCCCCTATGTTGACCCCGTCTATAACCTAAAGATTTTTAGCGAGTCCATCACGCTTGTGTCAAAAACCCCTAACGCTTTAGTGCGTAATGTGCTAGACGGAAAAATTGTGTTTGCCAAAGAAATCAACATGCTTAAAAAGGTGGTTGTTATTGAGCATAAGAATGGTATCCGCACGATTTATTCTCAGCTAGATAAAATCGCCCCCACTATTAAAAGCGGCATGCGGATTCAGAAAGGCTATGTTTTAGGGCGTATTGAACAACGCCTAAGCTTTGAAGTAACCATGAAAGAAAAGCACATCAATCCCCTAGAGCTTATTGTGCGTAATTAA
- a CDS encoding MATE family efflux transporter: protein MYQYKKIFSLALPSGVNAFLDVFVVALSAFFVGKLSHHHIVALGVGLQFLTLFYGVNSILYTGTNALLSRLVGARDFTQISNAFSSIFIGAFLLCLGVLLISYFLVEPFLTWMQLQGPSKELTQAYLEILILALPGIFLKNVLVSALASFLDTLTPFIVKLVMVMVCVFLNQALIFGDFGFREMGISGSALANVVVSYLELLALGMWLQIKKNPLKFKICLDFSFLKAMFRVGWPAGFERLLTLFSLMLLAKFVASYGDKVLAGMQIGIRIETFSFMPGFGFMIAAMVLVGQNLGANRAKLATDYAYLILKISMGLMGVVGLVLAFFAKEFASIFSQDEEVLEVARYYLIAVGLSQAPLIGYFVLEGVFRGAGMAKVSLYINAFSLWGLRIMPIYFLVAYRFEVAYIFGVIMLETCLRACIYYKVFSKGIWKRVGKRV from the coding sequence TTGTATCAATATAAGAAAATCTTTTCTCTAGCCTTACCTTCTGGAGTGAATGCCTTTTTAGATGTGTTTGTTGTGGCACTTTCGGCGTTTTTTGTGGGAAAGTTATCGCACCATCACATTGTGGCTCTAGGGGTGGGCTTACAATTTCTAACTCTTTTTTATGGTGTCAATTCTATTTTATATACTGGCACAAACGCTCTGCTCTCTAGGCTTGTGGGGGCAAGGGATTTCACACAAATTAGTAACGCCTTTTCAAGTATTTTTATAGGGGCGTTTTTGCTGTGTTTGGGTGTGCTTTTAATCTCTTATTTTTTGGTTGAGCCTTTTTTAACATGGATGCAATTACAAGGGCCATCCAAAGAACTCACGCAAGCGTATTTAGAAATTTTAATTCTCGCGTTGCCGGGTATTTTTTTAAAAAATGTTTTGGTTTCAGCATTAGCAAGCTTTTTAGACACTCTAACGCCTTTTATAGTGAAGCTAGTCATGGTTATGGTGTGCGTGTTTTTAAATCAGGCCTTGATTTTTGGGGATTTTGGTTTTAGAGAAATGGGGATTAGTGGCTCTGCTTTAGCAAATGTTGTGGTGTCTTACTTAGAGTTACTCGCGCTTGGAATGTGGCTACAGATTAAAAAAAATCCTTTGAAATTTAAAATCTGTCTTGATTTTTCTTTTTTAAAGGCGATGTTTAGGGTGGGCTGGCCAGCTGGCTTTGAGCGGTTATTAACGCTGTTTTCTTTAATGCTATTAGCAAAATTTGTGGCTAGTTATGGGGATAAGGTTTTAGCTGGCATGCAAATAGGCATTAGAATTGAAACTTTTTCGTTTATGCCCGGATTTGGATTTATGATAGCTGCAATGGTTTTGGTGGGGCAAAATTTGGGGGCTAATAGGGCAAAGCTTGCCACAGACTATGCTTATTTAATTCTCAAAATCTCTATGGGTTTAATGGGTGTTGTAGGGCTTGTTCTAGCGTTTTTTGCTAAAGAGTTTGCAAGCATTTTTTCACAAGATGAAGAAGTGCTAGAAGTAGCCCGCTACTATTTAATTGCCGTAGGGCTTTCTCAAGCCCCCTTAATCGGGTATTTTGTGCTTGAAGGGGTGTTTAGGGGGGCTGGTATGGCTAAAGTCTCACTCTACATTAATGCGTTCAGTCTTTGGGGCTTAAGGATAATGCCGATTTATTTTCTTGTAGCATATCGTTTTGAAGTGGCGTATATTTTTGGAGTGATTATGCTAGAAACTTGTTTGCGTGCATGCATTTATTATAAGGTCTTTTCTAAGGGTATATGGAAGAGAGTGGGCAAGAGAGTTTGA